The following coding sequences are from one Peromyscus eremicus chromosome X, PerEre_H2_v1, whole genome shotgun sequence window:
- the Nsdhl gene encoding sterol-4-alpha-carboxylate 3-dehydrogenase, decarboxylating: MEQAVGGESKRGQVTGTHLGKDISKAKKCTVIGGSGFLGQHMVEQLLARGYAVNVFDIRQGFDNPQVQFFIGDLCSQQDLYPALEGVSTVFHCASPSPSGDNKELFYRVNFIGTKNVIETCKEAGVQKLILTSSASVVFEGVDIKNGTEDLPYAMKPIDYYTETKILQERVVLDANDPEKNFLTTAIRPHGIFGPRDPQLVPILIDAARKGKMKFMIGNGENLVDFTFVENVVHGHILAAEHLSQDPALGGKAFHITNDEPIPFWKFLSRILTGLNYEAPKYHIPYWVAYYLAFLLSLLVMVISPLIQIQPTFTPMRVALAGTFHYYSCEKAKKLIGYQPLVTMDDAVERTVQSFHHLRKDK, encoded by the exons GCTAAGAAGTGCACGGTGATTGGAGGCTCTGGGTTCCTGGGGCAGCACATGGTGGAACAGTTGCTGGCACGAGGCTATGCTGTCAATGTATTTGATATCCGCCAAGGGTTTGATAACCCCCAGGTGCAGTTTTTTATAGGTGATCTCTGCAGCCAACAG GACCTGTACCCAGCTCTGGAAGGTGTAAGCACAGTTTTCCACTGTGCGTCACCCTCGCCATCTGGTGACAACAAGGAACTCTTTTATAGAGTGAATTTCATTGGCACCAAGAATGTCATTGAAACCTGCAAAGAGGCTGGGGTTCAG AAACTCATTTTAACCAGCAGTGCCAGTGTTGTCTTTGAGGGTGTTGACATAAAAAATGGAACTGAAGACCTCCCTTACGCCATGAAGCCCATTGACTACTACACAGAGACCAAGATCTTGCAGGAGAGA GTAGTACTGGATGCCAACGACCCTGAGAAGAATTTCTTAACCACAGCCATTCGTCCTCATGGCATTTTTGGCCCAAGGGACCCGCAGTTAGTCCCCATCCTAATTGATGCGGCTAGAAAGGGCAAAATGAAGTTCATGATTGG AAATGGGGAGAACCTGGTTGACTTCACCTTTGTGGAGAACGTGGTTCATGGACATATCTTGGCAGCTGAGCACCTTTCCCAAGATCCAGCTCTGGGTGGGAAG GCATTTCACATTACCAACGATGAGCCAATCCCTTTCTGGAAGTTCCTGTCCCGCATTCTGACAGGCCTCAATTACGAGGCCCCCAAGTACCACATCCCCTACTGGGTGGCCTACTACCTTGCTTTCCTGCTATCTCTGCTGGTAATGGTGATCAGTCCTCTCATCCAAATCCAGCCGACTTTTACACCAATGCGGGTAGCACTGGCTGGCACATTCCACTACTACAGTTGTGAGAAAGCCAAAAAGCTCATTGGGTACCAGCCACTGGTCACCATGGATGACGCCGTGGAAAGGACTGTGCAGAGTTTTCACCACCTGCGGAAGGACAAGTGA